One Carassius auratus strain Wakin chromosome 4, ASM336829v1, whole genome shotgun sequence DNA segment encodes these proteins:
- the LOC113062808 gene encoding tyrosine 3-monooxygenase-like: MKTDSIVQAIPLSGRKRSLIEDARRDRESGSSSPGPSRCGDSFVFEEEKSGKATLNILFALRNEKNAGFFKAGKVFETFEAKLLHLESRPSRKSKKSGGDDLEFFMRCEVHCSDTDIFINSLKRVADEVRIVQEEKIPWFPKKISDLDKCNHLITKYDPDLDQDHPGFSDPEYRKRRGIVSELAFNYKHGDPLPVVEYTPQEIATWREVYRTLSNLYPTHACRQFLEALGQLESECLYGEDKIPQLGEVSAFLKERTGFQLRPVAGLLSARDFLASLAFRVFQCTQYIRHPSAPMHSPEPDCCHELLGHIPMLADKEFAQFSQEIGLASLGASDEDIEKLSTLYWFTVEFGLCKQNGTVKAYGAGLLSSYGELLYSLSNEPQYKPFSPAETAVQPYQDQSYQPVYFVSESFEDAKRKLRQYSSTIQKPFTIRYDPYTCSMEVLDEPSKIQNVLAQMRDDLKTLHKALERLGQK; the protein is encoded by the exons ATGAAGACGGACAGTATAGTGCAGGCTATTCCGCTGAGCGGCAGAAAGCGGAGTCTGATCGAGGACGCGCGGCGCGACAGAGAGAGCGGCTCGTCATCTCCGGGGCCCTCGCGCTGCGGGGACAGCTTCGTGTTTGAGGAGGAGAAGAGCGGTAAAGCCACTCTCAACATCCTCTTTGCTCTCAGAAATGAGAAGAACGCAGGCTTCTTCAAGGCTGGCAAAGTCTTTGAG ACTTTTGAAGCCAAACTCCTCCATTTAGAGAGTCGACCAAGCAGGAAGTCGAAGAAAAGCGGTGGAGATGATCTGGAGTTCTTCATGAGGTGTGAAGTGCACTGCTCCGACACTGACATCTTCATCAACTCCTTAAAAAGAGTTGCAGATGAAGTGAGAATAGTGCAAGAAGAAAAGA TTCCTTGGTTTCCAAAGAAGATTTCTGACCTAGATAAATGCAATCATCTGATAACAAAATATGACCCCGATCTGGACCAGGATCACCCT GGATTCAGTGATCCAGAATACAGAAAACGAAGAGGAATAGTTTCTGAACTGGCTTTCAACTATAAGCA TGGAGACCCTTTGCCTGTAGTGGAATACACTCCACAAGAGATTGCCACTTG GAGGGAGGTCTACAGGACTCTAAGCAATCTGTACCCCACTCACGCCTGCAGACAGTTTCTAGAAGCCCTCGGTCAGCTGGAGAGTGAATGTTTGTATGGAGAGGACAAGATCCCTCAGCTAGGAGAAGTGTCTGCATTTCTTAAAG AGAGGACAGGTTTTCAGTTACGGCCAGTGGCAGGGCTGCTTTCGGCTCGGGACTTCCTAGCCAGTCTAGCGTTCCGGGTGTTCCAGTGTACCCAGTACATTCGTCACCCTTCAGCTCCCATGCATTCCCCTGAACC tgaCTGCTGTCACGAGTTACTTGGACACATTCCCATGCTTGCAGACAAAGAATTTGCTCAGTTTTCACAG GAGATTGGACTTGCCTCGCTTGGAGCATCAGATGAAGACATTGAGAAACTGTCCACA CTATACTGGTTTACAGTGGAGTTTGGTCTCTGTAAGCAAAATGGAACAGTGAAGGCCTATGGGGCTGGACTACTGTCCTCATATGGAGAACTTTTG tacTCTCTTTCTAATGAGCCCCAATACAAACCATTCAGTCCAGCTGAGACTGCGGTCCAACCGTACCAGGACCAGTCATATCAGCCCGTTTACTTTGTGTCCGAAAGCTTTGAGGATGCCAAACGCAAGCTAAG GCAGTATTCATCCACAATACAGAAGCCCTTCACCATTAGATATGATCCCTA